Proteins from one Porites lutea chromosome 3, jaPorLute2.1, whole genome shotgun sequence genomic window:
- the LOC140931989 gene encoding uncharacterized protein KIAA1958-like — protein sequence MISKSNVKCTDSNVKFADSEVRMASRFASSTQQEIEKLLEDKDSENTKRSTKVAKELFYEYLKEKNIQEPHDKKGLAQVLKSFYVEARKKDGSFYSMGSLKTLRFGLNRHFKAVRGVDIMNEEEFSEANKVFAAKCVQLKKDGHAKVHHKPPIADADLKKLYESGVFSTDFPKTLLNKVFFEIMLCFCRRGRQNLRRLRKSDFVVKTDSTGAKFVSKVVDELTKNHREDDEAEEGGIMCAVGGPFCPVASFEKYLHHLNPENQFLFQRPKKKVTADSYVWYDNMVVGERTLGGMMKQISNQAKLSMDYTNHSIRATAVTILDKSGFEARHIMSVSGHRSESSIRSYSKTDESTKKRMSETLTAAAVSDVSAVSSRNQLAERQCVNLSPILSLSQEEHIMRDVHLSSHSQVSKQFTFNNCNVIFN from the coding sequence atgatttccaagagcaatgtcaagtgcacggacagcaatgtcaagttcgcggacagcgaagtaagaatggcttctcgattcgcttcatcgacccagcaagaaattgagaaattacttgaagataaagatTCGGAAAATACTAAAAGATCGACAAAAGTGGCGAAGGAACTGTTCTACGAATAccttaaagagaaaaatatccaGGAGCCACACGACAAAAAGGGGTTAGCCCAAGTGTTGAAATCTTTTTATGTGGAAGCGCGAAAAAAGGATGGATCGTTTTACTCTATGGGAAGCCTGAAAACATTGAGGTTTGGATTGAACAGGCATTTCAAAGCGGTACGAGGAGTCGACATAATGAATGAAGAAGAATTCAGTGAAGCCAACAAGGTTTTCGCCGCTAAATGTGTGCAACTGAAGAAAGACGGACACGCAAAAGTACATCACAAGCCGCCGATAGCCGATGCTGACTTAAAGAAACTCTATGAAAGCGGTGTTTTCAGTACCGATTTTCCGAAGACTTTATTAAACAAAGTGTTTTTCGAAATAATGCTTTGCTTTTGCCGTCGTGGCCGCCAAAATCTGCGTCGGCTAAGAAAGTCTGACTTTGTCGTCAAAACAGATTCAACGGGAGCGAAGTTTGTGTCAAAAGTTGTTGATGAACTTACCAAGAACCACAGAGAGGATGACGAGGCGGAGGAAGGTGGAATCATGTGCGCTGTTGGAGGCCCTTTCTGCCCTGTTGCATCTTTTGAAAAGTATTTACACCATCTGAATCCAGAAAACCAGTTTTTATTCCAACgaccaaagaaaaaagtaaCCGCGGATTCTTATGTGTGGTACGACAACATGGTGGTTGGTGAACGCACTTTAGGAGGAATGATGAAACAAATATCAAATCAAGCGAAACTGTCAATGGACTACACAAACCATTCTATTCGCGCTACGGCGGTAACCATTCTCGACAAATCTGGCTTCGAAGCCCGCCACATCATGTCTGTCAGTGGTCATAGAAGTGAAAGCTCGATTCGAAGTTACAGCAAAACGGACGAGTCAACAAAGAAGAGGATGTCGGAGACGTTAACTGCAGCTGCTGTTAGTGACGTTTCGGCTGTGAGTTCAAGAAACCAGTTGGCTGAGCGACAATGTGTGAATTTGTCTCCAATTCTCAGTCTTTCACAAGAAGAGCATATCATGAGGGATGTGCATTTGTCTTCTCACTCGCAAGTCTCAAAGCAGTTCACTTTTAACAACTGTAACGTTATCTTTAACTAA